The DNA segment aggtgagtaaatgatgacagaatttttgggtgaagtatccctttaatgccgtctaaattaaatgttcatttcaGTTGTATACATCCTAATACACAGTATCAGGCAACCTCTATCTAGATACCATATCaggattaaataaatatataagggTCGCCTTGCACTCTTGATTTAAGCACTTATTTTGAGAtgtgcagacacacacattaacaCTTAAAGATGCATACTTAAAGTTGTCCGGGTGTTGGTTAAGGGCGAGTTTAAGTGTGTCCAAGGCGTGTTGGTAGTGTTTCTGGGCACTGAGTAGTAAAGTCAGCAGGTGTAGAGAGTGAAGATCATCACTGTGTACATTCAGAGCGGACTGCAATGGCTCCATCGCCTCTGAAACCTGCCAcagacacaaagagagagagctcaCAACAATAGAGATCAGACAGAGACATCCCATTTACACCTGGAAATAAAAAGTTTAGAAAAACCGTATGACGTAAAATGAAAAGATTCTGCACAATttctatttttgtattttattaaattgatATATTTATGTAATTAGAAAAGTTGCCACGCTGACTGTACAGACAGATCTGATCTCTTGACTGtagggagtgagtgagtgtgtgttattCTGCTGACCTGTCGGACCAGAGCGAGCTGCAGAGCGAGGTAGAAGGAAATCTGTGGGTCCTGAGGATCCAGCGCATGCGCTCTGCAGTCAAAAACACAATCAGGATCTGAagataagcattcttccaaatatctttctccgtgttcatcagaacaaagtaatttatagatttggaagaactcgaaggtgagtaaatgatgacagaattttcatttttgggtgaagtatccctttaaggctatTAGCAAATGGCAATCATTGCTATAGTAGGATTGGTCAATATTATATTTTAGGTGGAGCTAAATAAAGGGTCAATTAAAATCcttaaaaaagtgaaatgtgGGTACACCAATGAATGAGGTTAACAACGAACGTACTTTCGTAGTGACTGCAGTGCTCTTCTGTTAAATTCGTCCCGATCGGCTTTCAGCGTGGCTGTAAACATACAATTAAAACAGATTCATCTCTCGCATAAAGGACAGCTGGAGGGCTTTTATAATATTCTCACTTCTAAGGATGATAGTGGtcttaagggatagttcacccaaaattctgtcaccatttactcaccctcaagttgttccaagcctGTTCGGTTGaacgcaaagaaagatatttggaagaatgttagcaactgagatttctggggcaccactgactaccatagtagaaacaaTAATTGTAatcttttttcttctgtttaacacaaaatgagatattttgaagaatttaggaaagcaaacggttTTGGGGCACctctgactaccattttaatttttcctactatggtagtcaatgatgtcccagaaatggcaatttttccaaatatctttctttgtgttcaacagaacaaagaaatttatacagattttgaacaacttgagggtgagtaatcgatgacagatttttcttttttgggtggagtatccctttaaacaccaGTGAGGCTGAGCCTACCATCGGAGGTCTGCAGACTGCGACACAGGCCTATGGTGAGATGAGCTCGAGGAAGAGATTCACCAGCACGCTCTCCTAAAGCAACCACACGTCCTGCCAGAGACACGGCATCCTCCAgctgacatacacacacatatttacacTATTAAATCAATTTTAGAGCATTATATTCTTCATGTATAAACATCTTAGTTTTGTCTTCTATGTAAGTaataaagtcacacaggtttgaaatgagtaaataatgacagaatttcacaTTTTTGGATGAGCTTTTCCTTTACTTATCTGGTTTGAAAACTTAAGGTTGCAAAAGTAAGGTTAAAACTTAATTGCAACAAATCTTTTCCATACAAACACTGCATTACATTTGGTTCGTATGTAGGACCAAAACTGACTTCTGTTTTCTGAAAATTCAACAAGGGAAATGCCGAACATGCTGACGTGAATTAGCATCAAGGTCAAGTCCTCACATGACCCGTTCTAATATAAGGAGCAGGTTTGCAGTGTCACAGCGGGATGATGGGATGTCTGGCATTAATGCAGTCTGCACTTTAGGTTTCTGTGGCTATAGGCCTCTATTGTGCTATAAGCCTCTTACTGTGTGCTGTCTGTATTCAGCACTGCTCTGTCAACAAATGTGCCTTAATCTCGGTCAACTTCAAACACGACAGcgctgcagtgtgtgtgtgaaacctGATACATGACATGTTTGATTGCTATTGACATTACATTATGTGTCATCAGTACTGAATAAGCTGGGAATGTTAGTAAGGTCACCAAAACTGATTCCATCCAGTtcccagaaaaaaataaacaacattttaaaggggtcatatggcgcgaataggtgtttttctgtgtctttgctgtgttataagttgcccatgcatgtattagacacgtaaaattgcaaaaatgaaagtgtgggaacaaaagatgcattctatctaaaagcaaatgctcacccagacctgctgaaacgcctcgtgtaaccacacccccacaaatcaacgtcagttcatggtatgatttgactaagaccgcccaaatgtatacacaagtaaggtgggcgtacctgtcagtacaattgctttggaacctgatgttccaaatatgttaagaggcgttacatttccctcacacgcttgcagtattcgaccaatcactacgcactggttaactggccaatcatagcacacctcacttttcagagcgatgagctttgtaaaaaatctgcgcgtttcagagaggcggagcaaagaggtgatacaaacatgcacggtatgtgtaaaatacagcgtttttgaaccttaaatcgtgtatacacattgtgttacatctaaaacaaaccataattttcgttttagccgtgtcatatgacccctttaatttaatgtaattagATAATAATGATACTAGaattttacaattttgcatGTAAAATTATAAACAAGGTGCCTTTGGTTTAAATGTCACAAATTTCTGCTTGTCAAATCGTGACTTATGGCaactttttttagttatttggGCACATACAACGCAGCAATCCCTGAGCAATCTCTATTCAGAATTCATTACTTGACAATTTACAATATGTATTCTTGCAATGTACgttgcttattttattttatagcttaTGAAACGGCGTAActtatgattggtcagatgttGGCTGGGAAGGAAATTTAGACAGACGGGACCTCTTGGAATGTTAATAGATTATCTTTGATATATAACATTGCATTGACATTTTTGTCTGGAAAGAAAAGTGGATTATATTTGCTGCATGTCTGGATCTTTGGCTCACCCAATGCAGATGATTGATGCACACTTTAGCCGCTAACAGAGGTGGTGTGGGGTCCTCTGGTCTCATTGAAGCGCACTCTTTAAGCACAGACACAGCCCCTTCATTCTGTTTAAAACACGTATCATCAATAAGCTTTTCATATATACAAGCACATATGCCACAAACCAACATTGCACAAACACGGCAATATTTTGATATGTCTTTATCCAGTAAATTCAATAAAaccagataggctacaaattcATATACGCACATCTATGGCCCAACTGGCCAATGAGAGCCCAGAAGATGTTACAAATGTCTTTTAACCATCAAACACAAAATTCATTGGGACAAACCCCTCTGCGTCTTCAATATAACACTAAAATACAATCAATATAACAAGTGTCAAATGGATGTGTAACTTTGTGACAACAGTACAGGTGACTCACCTTCCCACTTGCCATCAAAGACAAGCCGAGCTGGTACCAAAGATGAAACTCATTATAGGAGAACTTCATGGCCCGCTCCAAACACTGATAACAAACaatcactcacacacatcattttgtgttttcgAGTAAATGAATCGACCTTCAACAAAACAACGGACACACACTGTAATAAATAGATGACATTACTTGGCACAACTAGAAATTTTCATGGAAAGGCCTTGTTATTTTCAGCATAAATAGGGGATCGTGTATATTCTTTACACATCGTATCATGGTAAATGCGTGGGAAATTGGGTCTAAATTTGACACCAAATAAATTGACGAATTGAACATTGTCACTGTGTTCACAGAACAGAAGTTCCTGCAGCACGCACGCAAGCATGTGTTGATAGCAGTACACCGGGCGCTGCAGGTTGTGTTATGTGGGCTGTCAGTGAAATCACACACATTCAGTAGAAATAAGTAGAGATTGTAAACCAGCAGACTGGATTCAGATGATCTTTAAAATGCTCACCGGCACGCAAATCCTTTACTACCGAAATACCCTTGAGGATGGGGACAAGAGGGGCACGGGTTTAAGAGAACGAAAGAAAGACGGTCGAGACAGCATCTCACCTGCGACAGCATGGCGTACTGCCCCCTTCTGGCCATACCGATGCTCAGCAGGTCATACACAGAGGTGGCATCCTGTATGCTGCTCAGTCTCTCCTCCTGATGCTCTGGTGTGAGACTGATCACTGCCTCACCACTGGCCTTTAGGGGGCGAAAGAGAGCACTTTAGGATTCGAGGAACTAAAATGAACTTTGGAGATCGGTTCGCACACATTATTTCAAATTCCTCCTTTTGCaaaccacaaaacaaacacacttttcatccaaagcaacttacagtgcattcaggcTACACGATTGATCAGCAAAGGCAATGACCTTAGCACTAGCGCGTACAGGTTTGACACAATGCTGAGggaataatgacagaatgtacATTGAGCAGATAGCAGAACTGCTCTTTTATATACAATTGTTTAACCGTTTTTACTCAGCATCTACAAAGGAGAGATGTCACATTAAACAACACAGCGTAGTTAAACCTAAAGCGTGAATGTGAGGAACATGCAGCAGATTCTCACCATAGATTCTGTGATGAGAAGCAGAAGTACCGCCTCTTCAACCACGTCCTGTGGACAGAAACTTCTGCACGGTGAACACAGAAACAGGAAACATGTcacaggtttgtgtgtgtgtgacagtcTCTTGTTACACGTCACTCTGTAACCGAGCTCAATggactttgtttgttttctatttcgACGAAAGcttttattagtattttatttctatttggTCTCTCTTTATCCATCATTATTCTAacgtttgtcatcatttacaatcCAGATACAGTTTGGTACCGAGCTGTACTGGAACCGCTCCATCCATCTGGGATGTTGGCTCCATCCATTATcatgtgtgttctgcagattgATTCAGTGTCACATTCAAATCGCTCTATCTCTATTCTTCTCTTGTATTTTTCCTCTCTGCTGGGCATCTGCAGACACACAGGTAcagttacagtatgttttattcACAGCGCAGTGTTCCAGCGTGTCCTGAATATTAAACCAGGCCTTCTTGTTTATTGCTCTTTGTCtccgtttctctctctcagtgctCGGCTAATTTGGGGTTTTAAATTGCTGGTGGCATTACCAAAATCTTATCATCTTAAACGTCAATATTATAATatcattattaacttaattctAATCGAGACAAATCTTCATTTCTGATCACCAGAAACATTGATGTTTTTATCAGCAGAGAGAACGAGACGGAGAATGTACAGACAGAGATGACAGAGCCTGACCCCTCAGTGCTGTAGGTCTGTGGAGGTCTGGAGGAGGGGTACATGGCATCTTTAGGGTGTGTGGCTCCCTCTCTGTCCAGCCAGGCGGGTGGTGGGGGCGTCAGCGGATCCCAGCAAGCATCTTCACTCATCGAAGTCAACAACACTTCTGCAAGTCTGCGTGCTACTGTCTGAACAACACAACAGACAAACTTCTGTGTGTTTCAAAATACACGTGaatgaaaacatacagtaaattactcTATTGAAATCTTGACATTATAAATCTGGGACAACACATGCCCAGTGACCGAGGCAATTTGCAGGAAGCAGGTTGGATAGTTTTTCTCCAGTTGGTGTATGACAGATTTGTGCTTCTCCTGAGCAAGCGACTGCTGCTTTGCATAACGCTATGAATAATTCTACATAAGACTTACTGAAATTTATCATTAACAAGGTCCTTGGTCATTTCAGACACACATTAACAGTCTGAAAGACATgtttacaatatactatataTTGTGGTTTTGCAATGAGAGAAGTTGGTATTAAAGGACAGGGCAGTTAAAACTATACGAGATCTGaaagcaaacacacagaaaagcaCTGTTGCTCATTTGAATAGAGTGTTTACACAAACGTCTTAAAGGCACAGCAGCAAAAAACTGcctgtttaaagggatacttcacccaaaaatgaaaaattctgtcatgaattactcactctctagttgtttcaaatctgtataaatgtctttgtttgcttgaacacagagaaagatattcttccaaatatatttctctgtttttAGGTGGATTGTCATTTgcattaccatagttttacaaTAAACATCATGGTTAAAATATGATTTCTGTACTGAGACAATAGTACATTTTTGGTTActtggttttactacaaataccagaCAGCTAGTTGATTAGGCTTTATTAACTCTGGGTCGTCCTCTGTCATTTCACAAAATAGCACAATGGCGAGTGCATCAAGTATAAACACAAAGTCAGGTTTGGGAGACACGTGTGCTGTCATCGGAGATTCGTGGTGCGCGAGTATAAACAAGAGTtaagaaagaaaggaaaagaaagaatGGAAATGGTCATGACTGTTTCTGGTAGAAAATGTTGACAATACAAATACACCtacagagaaaaaataaaagaataacaaCTAAGACATCTCTTAGTCTCTTCACTATAAGGTATCATAAATCAGGTaccaataaaaaaaagagtagAAAAAAGAGGCTGTCTTTCCATGTGACTTTAGAAGGTCTCACCTTCCTAAAACTTTGAGACCCCCGACTCTCCACAACCCTCATGACCCTCCGGAGCTGATGTGTTCCCTGAGCCAAGTGtcttaacacacaaacacacaagcagaAGTGATTGTGCGATGAGAAATGATCGTGggacaacaaaagaaaaatatgatgaatggattaacagaacagaactGTAAATTGACCACAGAAAATATGCAAGCTGTTCTGAACACAGTCAATGTCAAATATCTGAATGATAACAACTAGCACTCCTTGATTTCTGTATTAAGTATAACACTGATATCCTAAGAACGCAAGACCTCATCACCTCACCTATATTGAAACGCTGACACCTGCTGGACATtattagcacacacacacacacaaactcacacacaTTAGGTTGACACAAGATAACCAGCTGTGTGTTTACGCAAGGGGTCATTTATTCACCACAAATCAATATATAGATTACCTGTAGCTGTTTGACAAATGCCGTATTTATGTGTAGCCTACTGTATATGGTTGATACAATAAAAGCACAGAAGCGCAGAGGATTGTGGGTATAGAGTCTGATCTATTTATTTACCCTTTGCTCAGCAGTGACAAGTATGCACTCTGAAGGGCTGCTTGAAGGAAGAAGCCTGGGTCCACATCCAAGGGAGGGACCGATGAGCCGCTTTTAGTTGTTTTGGAGCTGGGCGTGGTTACAGTCTAACACAGTAAACACACAGTATGATGTTTTGTGACCAGGAACAGCACATGAACAAGAACTATGAAGTGAGTAATATGGTTTAAGAGGCGTATACTACATCATAAATACGGTACTCACTATATAGCATTATATATTAACAACAAATATTATAAgtacctttaaaaatatataagatATAGTCTCTGACCAACAAACACCTAAGactgatatatacagtatctaggTAAACATTTTAAGCTTGtactataatatactgtagtatgtcTGGACCACTATTGATCAATCAGCATCCAGGAACAAAACAAGCCATTTTATAACATTCTGTAAATggtgttttataataataatcacaCACCTTGTCCAGCTCTTGCAGGTACAACAGCGCCGCATCGCAGGCCATGAGGTAACAGGTCAGGCATTCCTCATCTCTCCCAGACAGTCTAATACGGGAAGCACCGGACACACGCTGATGGTCCAAAGACAAACCTGGACATAACAGAGTTCAATGTGTTTAGTTGAATGTCacagtttcttttgattgtaaACCATTTAAGCATCAgtaacaatgagacaagacaggCAGAACACATAAAACAATGCTATTCTGACAGTACAACTGCTTAGGCAAATGTATTGAGATCTGAAACCGCAAATGAGTGTTAAACAGACATCATACAGATAAAATGGGATTAATTGGGACATTAGAAGGGACTTTCCATGTATACTTTGTCTGGAATAAGGAGTTCTGCTTTGGCCAGAAAATAGTAATATaaagaaattatatttattatttgtaatgGCTAACAGGAAGGACAACAAAGCACCTGTACACAACCAGCTCGGAATCATGACAtcagaagtgggaattatcaaaTGGCCGAGAGCACGTCAAGGCAGCAATAGATTTACCCAGAATTCACTAGTTCTATACAAATTTAAGGAACTAAACAGAGAAATGGGAACCACACAGCTTCCACCtttctacatttataaaaatgaacagGTTGAAACTGGATTCAGTGAGTCAGTGGGATATAATATGCAATATTCCCTGCAAAAAGCCatcaaaacaaatttaaatcaaaataaataaatgtttctgtGCAATTTCCGCATGTCCGA comes from the Triplophysa rosa linkage group LG9, Trosa_1v2, whole genome shotgun sequence genome and includes:
- the ttc7a gene encoding tetratricopeptide repeat protein 7A isoform X2, producing the protein MTARLSFSQYRIEAEVERCRAECQWDKIPALVEQLTVARVHEDDDYRTLLLAEALLEECLLENVTLLKNSTPLTEHSQPKLAQAKAHLDSILCKGRLEPRYLNEALLLLAKVHYVQGSYRDAQGMCARAGVDDFTRQEQPLYKLRMLAEAFVIKGLSLDHQRVSGASRIRLSGRDEECLTCYLMACDAALLYLQELDKTVTTPSSKTTKSGSSVPPLDVDPGFFLQAALQSAYLSLLSKGHLAQGTHQLRRVMRVVESRGSQSFRKTVARRLAEVLLTSMSEDACWDPLTPPPPAWLDREGATHPKDAMYPSSRPPQTYSTEGSFCPQDVVEEAVLLLLITESMASGEAVISLTPEHQEERLSSIQDATSVYDLLSIGMARRGQYAMLSQCLERAMKFSYNEFHLWYQLGLSLMASGKNEGAVSVLKECASMRPEDPTPPLLAAKVCINHLHWLEDAVSLAGRVVALGERAGESLPRAHLTIGLCRSLQTSDATLKADRDEFNRRALQSLRKAHALDPQDPQISFYLALQLALVRQVSEAMEPLQSALNVHSDDLHSLHLLTLLLSAQKHYQHALDTLKLALNQHPDNFNLLFTKVKLEEALFGPAVALQTCAEMLELWQSRYDFTRLSEEDDNSSIPPDPGPLSRKPSGLHLTLPDFQETETGSQSAPSLAVSRLEKAMSEVSIHSSTHRQGPAYIWNTLERIWLQAGELFIADGRRKEDQFCVQEAGTLFPTSHSVLLLKGHLAELRGNDTEAKTLYDEAIAINPRGHRILLHLGKLLVRTGRVGLGEKVLRDAIQVQNMAHEAWSSLGEALQSRGSSQAPDCFLTALELESSCPIRPFTIIPREL